Within the Apostichopus japonicus isolate 1M-3 chromosome 6, ASM3797524v1, whole genome shotgun sequence genome, the region CAGCCGTTCCATTTATAATTGAGCCCTCTCCAAGCTCACTGTGTAAAGTACCTCCGCAAATTCATTGGCAATGAAGGCACCATCCTGACAAGAATGGAGGGATCCTGACAATAGACCGTCCTGAAAAGGGACCATCCTGACAAGGGACCATCCTGAAAAAGGGACCATCATGGATGGATCCTGACAAGAGACCATCATGAAAAGAGACCATCATGACAAGGGACCATCCTGACAAGGGACCATCCTGACAAGGGACCATCGTGGAAGGATCCTGACAAGAGGCCATCCTGACAAGAGACCATCATGACAAGGGACCATCATGAAAAAGGGACCATCATGAAAAGGGACCATCATGGAGGGATTCTGACAAGGGACCATCATGAAGGGATCTTAACAAGGGACCATCATGAAAAGGGACCATCTTGACATGGGACCATCATGAAAAGGGACCataagaaaagcaaaacaaatagtTTGTGTTCCTCCAATTCCAGATGttatatttaaacaattttcttacaatcacacacacacaagtttGTACACACTAAGACGTTGAATGTTGACACAAAATGAATCATACAATTGCGTATTTCCTAAAACAGCacattttgtttcaaacaaTGCATTAATTTTTACAGAGGCATATAGAAGCATGATAACACATATGTACAAGACAAACCTCATGTTACAGAAATTGCAGAATAAGATTAAATAAATTTGTGATAGCTTCGCTACAAATTGTTACTCTGAATTACAAAACTGGCTACTACTAAAACTTGGTACAAaatatacatatgcaatatGCTAAATAATCTGCTGCAATTAGTAGAGCAATTGTATAGAATGTCCATTTTATTCTCCTTTGAttgtaaacattaaaaaaaactgaatttTCTGATCAACATGATCTCAATTATATACAGACATagttttaatttgaaaacaaaggaagaaaatatttgcaattcATTTTTATAAAATATGTCTACAAAAAGTGGTTCAACCAATAGTCCAGTTTCTATACATATTAATGATAACAATGTTGGGGATATTCTAGTTGTATGTTATTCACGTTTGACCTGACATGACATGAACTATACATGTTGCTACAATCATTGTTCTTGGTCTTCCAATCACACAATAGCTTCTTAGTAACACAGTAGTATCTGTACACAAAGGGTGGTTATGCATCAGATCCACTATATGTAAATCTTCTGTGTAGTCACAATAACCTCCTATTGGCAGTCCAAATACAGGTAGCAGACCAAATACAGGTAGCAGACCACATACAGGTAGCAGACCAAATACAGGTAGCAGACCGCATACAGGTAGCAGACCACATACAGGTAGCAGAACAAATACAGGTAGCAGACCGCATACAGGTAGCAGACCACATACAGGTAGCAGAACAAATACAGGTAGCAGACCGCATACAGGTAGCAGACCACATACAGGTAGCAGACCACATACAGGTAGCAGACCACATACAGGTATCAGACCAAATACAGGTAGCAGACCAAATACAGGTAGCAGACCACATACAGGTAGCAGACCACATACAGGTATCAGACCACATACAGGTATCAGACCACATACAGGTATCAGACCAAATATAGGTAGCAGACCAAATACAGGTAGCAGACCAAATACAGGTAGCAGACCGAATACAGGTAGCAGACCACATACAGGTATCAGACCACATACAGGAGGGTAACCTAGTAATGAGTCATAACAAACATGCATTGAGTAAAAAGCTGTAAGCAGTAACTACAATCTTACACCTGATAAAACTGTTAATGTTTTGCAAtcattgaaacatattttgtaaGTTTGAAAGATGCTTATTATAAGTATAATAAGTATATAAACATGCAGCTTTAAATAGCACTGTTAGTTACACAATTGTTAACATTATAAACTTGCTGACTTTCGTCTTTTTTATAGTGATGATTCATCTTGTGTTTTACTGTCAGGAAactgtcatttaaaaaaatccaTTGGATTTAATAAAGAGCTTTGAAAAAAgtcaaaacattatttgaaaaatatatcattcataaataaatgaattttgaCAATACATCAATCCAAAATGACCAATTcaacattctgaaaatttcaaaattttggttTTGCAAAATTTACAATGATCAatcaaaagtaataaaaaatctTATAAAATTGATTGTTATTTGCACTTTTCCAGATTCATCTTAAGATAAAGGAACATTTAGTTCCATTGCTCTCAGAAGAAGAATGATGAAAGATATTTTATACCAATAAAGAGGAAGCCATTCTTATCCTTCCCTTTTCATGTTGACATCCCTAATAAGTCTCATACCTAGCCTTTGTATATCTGTAATTCATTAGTAAGTCTCAGTATACAGTAGTTTGATGGGACTGCTTGGCAAGTGCTccattttcatcatatttttccCAGCTGCAAAGTTACACCCCTTTCCCGGCCCCCACCACCACTATCCCCATTCCTCTTCTAATCAACTCTCAAAGACCCAAAACCAGTAAATTAAATCATTACCAAAGTGATAAAAAAGGAGTTAAAATGTCTGTACAATTCACTAcatcattcattttatttatttatgtttcctTTCAGTGATAAATGTTTGTACCATTTGAAACCTGTTAAGACTGATAAAAAAAGTCCTCAGAAAAATTTGAGTTCTACAAATTCGAAAAATTCCGGCTGCTAAAAAAAGCCATTACACAATACTCATGAAGCTAAAGTCacttgaaattaaaatattctgtGAGTCCATGAAGAAAATGTATGCAGATTGgaagttaattaaaaataatgatgTTGAAAATGATCTAAAATTGATTAACCAACAAAGAATTTAGTGAACATATACCCTTTTCTGCTTTTATTTATTCATAGTTCTTTGAGTAAtctaattaaaaaatataaaacctcAAAGGGATACAAGATAAATACACCCTTTACATTTCATTCTGCTCtaaaaatttaaatacaaaatttcTCAACAATAGATGAACATTATGATATATTATCACTGTTTCTAGTGGTTTTATTGTAACAATGGCATATTGCTGATAGCTAGCTAGGTAATACTTTCATACTAGCAGAAATATACAAAGAGAGTTTATCCAGGATGGATGTAAGCCTTGCCATTGTTACATTTAAATGGCCTGTATCACCTGCTAAGAGAGGGAATGGCCTGTATCACCTGCTCAGAGAGGGAATGGCCTGTATCACCTGCTAAGAGAGGGAATGGCCTGTATCACCTGCTAAGAGGGAATGGCCTGTATCACCTACTAAGAGTACTGAAGATGGTCCAATCATCGCTAATTGGTGCACATCACGTTCATGGTCCCGACCATGCTTGAATCACCTCACCAGGGCCATCAAGCCAGCCAATGTGAAGCTTGTGTCACCTCACTAGGGCCACAAACCAGCCATTTGAAGCTTGGATCACCTCACCAGATTCTTCATCAGAGCCATGACACCAAATCACATACGTCCTTCTCCTCCTCAGTTTCAGGTGTTGGTCTTTATTGTCATGTAGTGCTGTTAGTCACCATTAATCTTTAACCAATAAACCATCTCAAAGGGGAGAGACATGGTCACACTTCCTTAGGGGGACGTGGTGTCAGCTGCTTTAGTCCACACCTGTCATATTCCTTCTGTTTTTGCAGGTTTAGAGCCAGCTGAAGTTGGATGTTGACTGGATTTGCCAGGCGGACTGTAAGAGATGTGAATAAAGGACCGCATTAATAGTGTTGGAAAAtatcaaatgataattaacGTGAATATTCAAACTCAGAAATGGACATAGGGACCACCGTTTTTCCCTAATAATCTTAACTCATCTTACAAAGAGCAACTTCTCTTCTTCGCACTGCCGACTTAACTTGTACAAGCTGCTTTATGAAAACCAGAGTGAAGACCCTCCCAGTGGTTACTTGCCTTGACAGTATATGCAGAACCAGAGTGAAGACCCTCACAGTGGTTTCTTGCCTTGACAATATATGCAGAACTTGTGTAAATCTTTACACTACAAAAGGCTATCCTATCATGCACACATCAGTTCCATTGTTGTTCAGGTCCTTGAGATACAGTATTCTttagattttcacattttgccctctgtcGACCCCCaaggacctttgacctccacccaaaacaataaggttcttgtaccaattatggggaagccacatgccaTATATGAGAACTAGAAAGGTTACCCATCTTGAGatttcgtgtttacaagctagggtgtcacatacacacacatgcatatgCCATCTcgactgcataggttacttgcctgcTTATGGCAAGTAACCAATTATGCACTTACCAGTTATACCAGATATATTATTAAAGACTCAACAAGCAAAGCTGGTTATAATGGATAGAGAGGTCATGACCACTCAATTCACAGTATAGGTTCAATGTCCAGTTTATCACACTAAAGCATCTCAACTGACTGACATTTGCTGAGACATTTGCTTAGAAATTTCAGCTTGGGATGTAACCAATCCTGGATAAGCCCCAGTTCCATATTTATGTTGAGTTAGTTATTTATTTAGTATTAAGGTGTAACCTACCTTTGATATGGACCAGTTACTTTTGTGGAGGCATACGAGGCTACTGTGACCACTGTATCTGTAAATGGAGTCACAGCTTGTTTTGTTGGAATAACTGATTTATCTTCTTTCTTATGTTTAGCTTTAGAAGATTTCCCTTCCTCTGCTGGTCTCTTTTGTCCTTTCTTTGTCGGGGGTAATTTCCCTTCCTCCATCAGTAAAGCTTTCTTAGCTTCTACTTTCTTCTCATACATTTCAAGGCCATGATTTTTGTAGTTGAGTTGTTTGTGCTGATAGAATACCAGGCTTATTCTGGTGGGTTTTTGCCTACATGGGGTTATCAGAGATGAGGTAGCATGGAGTTCCCTCTTTGCTACTTCAAACAGGACTGACCCATGTAAAAGGGCAATAGCGACACCGCCGATGGTTGGGTCCTCAAAGCACTTTTCACTGTCTGAATAATATTCCTCTTCGGCTGGTTCTGGGGAGGAGTTTTCACGTTCTGGGTCTTCTACCTTGAGGGGTACTGGTGCATACTTTGGTAAATGACTGATACTGGTTTGACATGGAATGTGTTTGTTCTTTGCATCCTTAACTCCTCCATGATTGGGTAATGCATTAACAGACTGCTCCATTGCATTTATTGGGGTTGTCGTGGCTTTTGGTTCATCTTTGTGAAAGATAGGAGGTCGCCATATTGCATCTTGATGCTGAGAAACAGAGTTTGAGGGATGGTAACTCTTTGGGTAGATACCATTCAATGATTGCTTCTGTTCTAAACTTTTAGAGTATTTCTGTTCTGTTTCAGGTCCATGACTAAGTCCTTTTTGCATTGCAAACATTTTACCAAAGCTGTGTCCCATCATTTCACTCAATTTTTGAGGGTCTGGTTTAATATCGACAGGTTCCATATGCTGGTAATGAGGTAACCTCATGTACGGGTTACCCATAAGGTAAGCTGCCTCCATGGCATATGCAGGTAACATTTGGGATAAATGTGGGTTGGCCTGCTGAAGTTGTTGCAACTGTTCTGGTGATATGACTCCATTTAACCCTGCCGTCGCCATTGGTGGGTATCCAGGGGGCATATAAGGAGAATACTGCGGAAAAATAGACATGTAGTCCTGTGGGTTTACACCAGGTAATACCCCCTCTGGCCTCATACTATTCAGTAATTCAGGGTGCATACCAAAGTTTGGTCTAAGGCCACCTTGCAGGTACGTCCCATTCATAACTTCCTTGGACCAACCAGGATGCATGGTAGGTTCCATTCCATGAGGGGGGTATTGAGGTCTTACATTTGTCCATGCAGACGAGTTTGTTTCTTTAGGATTAGCAAATGCACTCCTGCTGGACTTTTTCAGCTCCTTTGAAGGTTCTTCTGAAGGGCAAGCAGCTGGCAAGGATGAAGAAGCAGAAGATGGAGATGAAGTAGAAGAGTATTTCTTTTTCTCCTCTGGATTTGTAGATTTGGAAGCCAAAAGATTTGCGACTGTTTTTCCCCCCTTCGCTGGGCTGGATTTGTCATGGCTACTATTGCGAGGTCGCACAGCTCCTTTGGGAATAACGGGTTTTTGACGAAGCCTTGACTTATGCCTGTAAGCTGTCAGCACTTCCAAGCTTCCATTACGAACCTTCTCCTGCTGACCCTCTGAACTGCCAAACTCATCAGTGCTATCGAGGTAGTACAGCGGTAAAATGTGCAACTGCTCGTCTCCGGGCTTGGGCCTCATCTTACGAATTTCATCTTTGGTAAGAGTGACAACCTAGCAAGAAAAGAGGTGAGATTAATCATAAAGTTAATTTTATCTGAACAATTCTGTAGATAAATTCTGTAGATAACTATAGAGATGACTGTTGCAAGGGTTGGTTACACAGAATCCATTTCATGGAAATGAAATCCCTGATACAAACTAATAGTTGAATTCTATGAAATGACACTGGGCTGCACTCTGGCTGTAACACTGGAAGACTAAATGTCTCCAACTTGAATTTATTGGAACGTACATTGCAACGAGTGAAGCTCTGGTTCTAGACTTCCAGACATTTCTCTGTGCAACAGTATAAAAGTTATATATTCCATTCTTCCAAGTTCAATCAATTAACTGAGACTTTGTATGGAGAACACCTCACTTTAAATAACCTTATTTCGCTTTATCAttgctcagattttttttaaattatgttaactttttttcttttcattttaaattagGGTGACATGAGGGAGTATCTTTTGGCTGAGTTGTAGAATGGATAAAATATCAGCAAACACTGTATTTAAGCAGATTTCTTCTATTCCTTCCTGAAATCCTGGTTATCTTATTTTACcctatttttattcttcttccaaAGCAGAGACCTTTGCATGGTTGTGTTGCtacatttaaacattttcagTTACCACAAGAAAACAACTGGTGTTTTGTAGAACAATCCATTTGGAAGGTTTCAACTCACCACAGTTGCACcattgttcatattttgctGATCCCTGTGGGCATGTGCACAGAAGTCCATGCAAGCTGTAACGCCGGAAAAGGGTCTCCCCTCTGCATGACCTAGCCTACAGTCCAAGGCATGATCTTCGAATGCTACCTGAAACACAAACATGGAGTTGAAATTTGCATGAGGAcagcaataaaataaaacaaagagcaGAATTAAAATGACTGCATATGGTTGCTACAAATGGTTACTTCTGTGGGTATTATAACAGTTACATATGGATACTACTGTGGGTATTATAAGTTACATATGGTTAGTACTGTGGGTATTATAACAGTTACATATGGTTACTACATATGGTTACAACTGTGGGTATTATAACAGTTACATATGGTTACTACTGTGGGTATTATAAGTTACATATGGTTAGTACTGTGGGTATTATAACAGTTACATATGGTTAATACTGTGGGTATTATAACAGTTACATATGGTTACTACATATGGTTACAACGGTGGGTATTATAACAGTTACACATGGTTACTACTGTGGGTATTATAATAGTTACATATGGTTACTTCTGTGGGTATTATAATTAACATATGGTTAGTACTGTGGGTATTATAACAGTTACATATGGTTACTACATATGGTTACAACTGTGGGTATTATAACAGTTACACTTTACTACTGTGGGTATTATAACAGTTACATATGGTTACTACTGTGGGTATTATAATTTACATATGGTTAGTACTGTGGGTATTATTACAGTTACATATGGTTACTACTGTGGGTGCACAAATGCACAAATGCACAAATTACTGTCCCTTTTACCTAAACGTTGTTTCTTATGCATCTAATATTGATTCCTGAGAATTAATTGAAACCAATCTAATTGTCCTTATACAACTTGAGCAGCCCAAACATTAACCCCCTATAGATAATTAGTGTAGCTCACATAACCGTCATGTAccaccctccaccccctccttccctcccctccccctcctcctccccctccccaagaCCTGAATATGAAGACAGGCAAACAAGTGGTATTTCCTAGACACTCAAACTGTACTAACAATCCAACAAGAACTTCTCACCTGATTTGAGTACGAGTCTGGTGCTAGGGACCTGTAAAGTGGACCCAAGTCGCCAGCTAAATGCTGAAAATGGGCCTCCAAGGTTTCTTCCTGAGACAGAAAAAATAAATCAAGgttaatacacacacaactttaTTTGTCAAGACCAAATCATTAGattttctgtcattttttcaaatatagAGATTAAGTTTAGAGGATTACCACATCTTTCAAAATTTTAACAACGACTTTCACAAGAGTTTCATGTCTTTCCAACCACctgggtcattccgtgtcaaatcacagATCGCTGTTGCTTGACCCTCTCCAAACCTTACCATCCTCATTTTAGAGAACCAGGAAATAACCTTCTCTGGAAATTTCACttgcattgcttcaaaattggccAATTTAACACACTTTAAATTCCGCAATTTTTCACCTTGACTTCCGAGGTCTTATTTGCCAGAATTCAGCATCCTACTACCTTCCTAAAACAGAAGCTCATAGATTCTATCACAtagaaatggaaaataaaattagGCTATTAAGGCTATTTAGGAgttaagtcaacttaaaagtgccaaaatattcaattttggtATTTATTGCTAATAAACTGCTATTTTTAGTGACAAATTGCTCACTAAATTATTGGTTCAGGATaattgattctttcagaggttatgaTGATACAATACTTACCTTACCACCTGTGAGTCACTTTATTTACCCCCTGGTGGGTCACTTTATTTACCCCCTGGTGGGTCACTTTTTTTACCCCTATGGGTCACTCTACTTACTCCCTGTGAGTCACTTTATTTACCCCCTGTGGGTCACTTAACTAACCCCCGTGGGTCATTTTACTTATCCCCTGAGTCACTTTACTTATCCCCTGTGGTTCACTTTACTTACCCCCTGTGGGTCACTATCCTGCAGCTTAAATTTCCTGGGGGTTTTACTCCTTGCAAACTTGCAAGCATTGTAATACATTGACCAGGAACagccaaaagaaaaagaagcccCACAAGTGTCTGGGTTGAAACCTTGACAAGCACATGTTTTCCTGGAAGAGTAAAAAATGTCAGGATGTTTATTGCAGCCATCCACCTCCCCACTCTCTCCTCACTTAAAGAAGTATGAACCAACATACTCAGCTCTCTCCTCACTTAAAGAAGTATGAACCAACGTACTCAGCTCTCCTCACTTGAAGAAGTATGAACCAACGTACTCAGCTCTCTCCTCACTTAAAGAAGTAAGAACCAACGTACTCAGCTCTCCTCACTTGAAGAAGTATGAACCAACATACTCAGCTCTCTCCTCACTTGAAGAAGTATGAACCAACGTACTCAGCTCTCCTCGCTTGAAGAAGTATGAACCAACGTACTCAGCTCTCTCCTCACTTAAAGAAGTAAGTACCAACGTACTCAGCTCTCCTCACTTGAAGAAGTATGAACCAACATACTCAGCTCTCTCCTCACTTGAAGAAGTATGAAACAATGTACTCAGCTCTGTCCTCACTTGAAGAAGTATGAACCAACATACTCAGCTCTCTCCTCACTTAAAGAAGTACGAACCAACGTACTCAGCTCTCCTCACTTGAAGAAGTATGAACCAACGCACTCAGCTTATACTGATATATAGTGCCAAGGATAACACAGTTTAAACAATTCCCAATGATAATAATTTCTAGTTAATTTACCCACCCTCCTATGTTGCATTTGTAATATAGAATTTGATATAGTATGTGATATAGtatatgcagggatgtgcccaggatttcctgagtgccgggtatactgatcgccgtcctgggggaggggtctaaggggagggggtgttcccctcccctttgagaaatttttcgatatttgaaggtgctcagatgccaaatgctggcacttgtgttaagtttttaagcacatacacaagtactagtttgctaacaatttacatttttaaatttttttagcgaactatattacgtacctggtaaaagttattagttttgtttcaaagagattttacaagggaccgattgagagccgtaagtaatgtttctcgcatgcgtaactgatgcattattagtctgtatgattttggcataggctaggcccaatttatattgaatatattgttaggaatgtcaggattttagatgaaaatagtgctgggagGGATTCaggatttttaagacagtgctgggcggtaatttttagtgctgggcggggccgcccagcgtgggcacatccctgtatatgaTATAGTATGTGATAGAGTATAATAAGTATGTGATATAGTATGTGATACAGTATGTGATATAGTATGTGATAAAGTATATGATATAGTATGTGATATGGTATATGATATAGTATATGATATAGTATATGATATAGTATGTAGATTACTATGCTGTTTTCTCTCTGTGAGGCAGACCAACTTTGTTGTTACCATGAACTGGCAAGATTCAGCTAAGTAGCAGAGGACACAGTCATATTGGTCCTATTGTGTGTAATATGTACTGTTTACAGATCTCTGAATCTTGGTAACACAATTGAGTGGAAGCACCCACAAACATGCCAACACATGCAGGATAAACACGCTGGGAGATTGACTAGCTCAGTGGTCCACTTGTAAAGTTTGGCTGAACGAAATCATAGCTCTAGAAAACACAAGTTAAGGTGCTTAAACAATTAATTTGACTTGaaactttgaaatgaaaatactgTATGCTTGCAATATTCTGTTATTGTCATAGTTACAACTTACTCTTCATTTGTGGCACATTTCCTCATTGTTGGTATTGCCCTGAGTGGTAATGTTGTCCTGAGTAGTTCATACATGTAGTCTGCTGCCCTGTTCTCCACGCCTTCCCAAGCCACGATTGCTATTATTATGTAGGCGGTTTCACAGTGATGGCCCGGTCGATTCCGAACTAGGGTCAAGAGCTTCTCTTCCTCACAAGACCTTCTGATGATCTGAAAGGTTTTAAGAAAGTACTTAACGATGATTGCAAATaacttattttaaaattttggttTGTGATCAAATAAAATAGGGTGTTACAGTACTGAGGCAGCAACATTGTATTATATAAATAGAGATTTAACTGCAAAGAGATACTTCAAACCTACCAATTATGTTAAGATTTGCTGTTCAACTTATACTACCAATATGTGAACTTAATTAACTTCTGATTTTAACACTTTAACCAAGATTTGGATATATCTGTTTCTTCAGCAGAGGTTACCTTGTGCTCACTTATTGAAGTTTGTTTCATCAGTTTTCTTCTCATCTACACAAATTACAGtttacatatatgatatattggGAGGTACCTTCACTTTTACTTACCCATTTGGCAATTGGACAACCTTGGGagcttttcccttcctttcctGAGTAAACCAATTTCTCAATTCTAATacatttaccagtttttccaaATCTGAGAAAAGAAAGCACAAAGGTAAACTGTTAGCttcttttatagttttatataataatataaaactatGATCATGAACTTGGCAGCCACATTGTTTGGGAATACATACCTGGTATCCTCCAAACCATAGATTCAGATGGATGAAAATCCAAGTAAAAAAGAATGTGTTGTAGGACATTTGAATGGTAGCTTAGGAAGGAAGAGGGTAGTGACCTTGGAGGGTcatgggggtgggtgggggggggggggcagtgtaAGAATGTTACTAGTCTGTAGATGGGAGTGACCTTAGAGGGtcatgggaggggggggcagtgcaagaatgttactaGTCTGTAGATGGGAGTGACCTTAGAGGgtcatgggggtgggggggggggaggcattgCAAGAATGTTACTAGTCTGTAGATGGGAGTGACCTTAGAGGGtcatgggaggggggggcagtgcaagaatgttactaGTCTGTAGATGGGAGTGACCTTAGAGGgtcatgggggtggggggggaggcatTGCAAGAATGTTACTAGTCTGtatgtataggagacaggtATTAAGAGAGGACAGAAGTAAGTATTACCTTTTTTCCATGAGTTTTCTAATTGCTGGCACAGACGGTCCAGCACCGAGGTGTGTGTAGTACGGTGCCTCGTCAGGATCATGCtctgtgaaaaaacaaaacaggaagTTTATCAAAACATCAAGGAACTGTTCCTGTCAAATCTTAGTGATTTTTCTCCACCATTTGAGAATTGTTTCCACTCACCATGCTAGTTATATGAGTTTTACTGGATTTGGAAGCCTGTTCACTACAAAACCATTGCATTGATAatgggggagaggtgggggaggcAGAAATCAGGAGCAATCCAGTAAGGTTAAGGAAACATGAAGGGGATGGAGAGCTGAGAGGATGGAATGGGATTTGAGTCTCCATACATGCCAATTATTAATGGTTCAGTTTTCCCATAGCACAAAATATGACAGTTTAATATTGATCTCATCAGTGACATCACTACTAGGTATGCTAATGATGCACATTCAATGATATACTACAAACTACACAGTAATTTCACAGCTTGATaattcttgtactcaccaagacATCCACATTTGGGCATTTCTAGTTTCTCGTTCTTGCTGAGCATTCGCAACCTCTCTTCCTCTTCAGGGGTGGAGACTGACAACTTAGGAGAATCCATGGTCCTCTCTGGAGTCTTGTGACCCGGTGGTGTTCCGTTTGGAGAAATTTCAGGTTTTGAAAAATGTGAAGATTGCTTTGGTATTGAAGAGTGTGATGAGCCAGCAAGGGCCTCTAATTTGTACGAGTCTGATAGATGTGTAGGGAGTACGTGTGCCTTAGGACTGGGGGTAGTTATTTTTTCTCCGGGTAGTATACCTTGGGCGGAGGGGTGACCAGTGTGTGGTGGGGCGCCTACATGCATTGGATTTGAAAACACAGCATATCCCTCAGAAGTGGATAGTTTGTTGATCTGGGATACCTTTGTAAAGGGAGAGGAGTCAATTAAATGATTAGCCTTACTAACTGATTCTTTGGGGAGTTGCCTTGAGGCTCTCTCTGGTACAACTGCATTATTACTACTACTCTGGAAAGGAGGGAAAGGAAAGTTCCTCCTGGGGACTGACCCACTCAATGACAACAAAGATTCAGCAGCGAGATCAACGGGAGAGTAAGTATGGTGAGGCGCATGGTCTGGTGAATGTTTACTATGAAGGTGATGATGGGAAGAtaactttttcatttcagatggggaagAAGATTTTGCTCTCTGATGAGAGGAAAACTGACTATTTCGGGGAAGATGGTTATTGATGGAGTCTTTTGAGATTCCGTTTCCTGAGTTATGATGCAGCATATTATTATCAGGGAGGCTATGAGAGGTGGGTGAAGTCACCCGATGTGCAGCATGTTTGGCTAACATTTCATGATTCC harbors:
- the LOC139968562 gene encoding methylcytosine dioxygenase TET2-like isoform X2 — protein: MAQSVSSTSQDPCQPIPSQVPTISAEGASKMKQAKISNAAVAGNASLPGFPPGLVPNLGKLPPTMSIPEKSWVLQAAATTPPQVNGFAHFNRIPPHIKMQESPHTHNDSKASGNSRSEIGKSLEGRNHLQYWNHEMLAKHAAHRVTSPTSHSLPDNNMLHHNSGNGISKDSINNHLPRNSQFSSHQRAKSSSPSEMKKLSSHHHLHSKHSPDHAPHHTYSPVDLAAESLLSLSGSVPRRNFPFPPFQSSSNNAVVPERASRQLPKESVSKANHLIDSSPFTKVSQINKLSTSEGYAVFSNPMHVGAPPHTGHPSAQGILPGEKITTPSPKAHVLPTHLSDSYKLEALAGSSHSSIPKQSSHFSKPEISPNGTPPGHKTPERTMDSPKLSVSTPEEEERLRMLSKNEKLEMPKCGCLEHDPDEAPYYTHLGAGPSVPAIRKLMEKRFGKTGKCIRIEKLVYSGKEGKSSQGCPIAKWIIRRSCEEEKLLTLVRNRPGHHCETAYIIIAIVAWEGVENRAADYMYELLRTTLPLRAIPTMRKCATNEEKTCACQGFNPDTCGASFSFGCSWSMYYNACKFARSKTPRKFKLQDSDPQGEETLEAHFQHLAGDLGPLYRSLAPDSYSNQVAFEDHALDCRLGHAEGRPFSGVTACMDFCAHAHRDQQNMNNGATVVVTLTKDEIRKMRPKPGDEQLHILPLYYLDSTDEFGSSEGQQEKVRNGSLEVLTAYRHKSRLRQKPVIPKGAVRPRNSSHDKSSPAKGGKTVANLLASKSTNPEEKKKYSSTSSPSSASSSLPAACPSEEPSKELKKSSRSAFANPKETNSSAWTNVRPQYPPHGMEPTMHPGWSKEVMNGTYLQGGLRPNFGMHPELLNSMRPEGVLPGVNPQDYMSIFPQYSPYMPPGYPPMATAGLNGVISPEQLQQLQQANPHLSQMLPAYAMEAAYLMGNPYMRLPHYQHMEPVDIKPDPQKLSEMMGHSFGKMFAMQKGLSHGPETEQKYSKSLEQKQSLNGIYPKSYHPSNSVSQHQDAIWRPPIFHKDEPKATTTPINAMEQSVNALPNHGGVKDAKNKHIPCQTSISHLPKYAPVPLKVEDPERENSSPEPAEEEYYSDSEKCFEDPTIGGVAIALLHGSVLFEVAKRELHATSSLITPCRQKPTRISLVFYQHKQLNYKNHGLEMYEKKVEAKKALLMEEGKLPPTKKGQKRPAEEGKSSKAKHKKEDKSVIPTKQAVTPFTDTVVTVASYASTKVTGPYQSPPGKSSQHPTSAGSKPAKTEGI